A single Alphaproteobacteria bacterium DNA region contains:
- a CDS encoding carbon storage regulator — MLYIKRKKNESIVIDGVIEIIVSHIESGQVKLGFQLLSDTKPTILRKELFDKIKSENETAVQISPEAAALLFSAEEN; from the coding sequence GTGCTTTACATCAAACGGAAAAAGAATGAATCGATAGTGATTGACGGCGTCATTGAAATTATCGTCTCACACATTGAGAGTGGTCAAGTCAAACTCGGGTTTCAACTTTTGTCTGATACAAAGCCAACCATTCTGAGAAAAGAACTTTTTGATAAAATCAAATCAGAAAATGAAACAGCTGTTCAAATATCACCAGAAGCCGCTGCTCTGCTTTTTAGTGCAGAAGAAAATTGA
- a CDS encoding ProQ/FinO family protein, whose protein sequence is MSYIPRPRKRVYVLSDRKEEGASKTFSSYIHTKPYTQTYNLDSDPHRKRKNFAKENRRPFREKKAQQPLFSPAQRRARLIEIINFFVKTYPMCFSLTNPKPLKIRIHQDIFAKADYLQMTVSSLPISKIMVREALCFYTKSEPYKHALSNAEGRVDLTGEIVSPVQVEMDQV, encoded by the coding sequence ATGAGTTATATCCCCCGTCCCAGAAAACGTGTTTATGTTTTATCTGATCGGAAAGAGGAAGGAGCAAGTAAGACATTCTCTTCCTATATTCACACGAAGCCTTATACACAAACGTACAATTTGGATTCTGATCCTCATCGAAAACGTAAAAACTTCGCCAAAGAAAACCGTCGCCCTTTTAGAGAAAAAAAAGCACAACAGCCCCTTTTTTCGCCAGCACAAAGACGTGCACGCCTTATTGAAATCATCAATTTCTTTGTAAAAACATACCCGATGTGTTTCAGCCTCACAAATCCTAAGCCCTTGAAAATTAGGATTCACCAAGATATTTTTGCAAAGGCCGATTACTTGCAAATGACTGTATCCTCATTACCAATTTCTAAAATCATGGTCAGAGAAGCCCTTTGCTTTTACACCAAAAGTGAGCCTTACAAACATGCTCTTTCAAACGCGGAAGGAAGAGTTGATTTAACTGGGGAGATCGTCTCGCCGGTTCAAGTTGAGATGGATCAAGTATAA